The following DNA comes from Heliangelus exortis chromosome 2, bHelExo1.hap1, whole genome shotgun sequence.
ATAGAAATAAGTGTCCTCTTTGATGGCTAAGAATTTGGTTTCTAGCACCtgaattttctgttctgaatgTACATGTTTCATTAGAGTAAGATTTCTTGTCATGAAGTGAGGTATGACTTGAGAACTTCGTCATGCCTACATGACTAAGGGGTTTAAGAGTACATTTGGCAAGGTTAAAAATTAAGAGATAGTACCTTGATTAAGTTCTGAGTAAGCACTCGCTTGAGGAAGTCTGCCTCACAGGATGTTTATCTTGAATATCAGTAAACTCAAAATTTCCTGTGCCCATGTGTACTCAACACTCTTGCTATCAACATGAGTACCCAAAAGCCTTTGGCTGTCAGCACCATTAAATATACTAGATATATAAATTAGCTGTGTGAATCAGAAGATATGTATGTTCACAGAGCAAATGTAGACTTGAGATACCATGGTTTGTAGcttaattgaaatatttttgtatttttttagttgTATAATTCACCCGTaaagcaaaaggacaaaaacctaaaaaaaaatttcaaagaggTGAGACATCAGATGCAGACTAGAATATGAGAGATTAATGTCTTTCAAGTTAAGGCCAAGTAAACCTGTAAAACTAGTACCTGACTTGTAAAAGCCATTTATGTCTCTTGTAAAGTCAAAGTCTACAGGACTGCAGTTgtaaagaatttaatttgttaGATACAATTAGTCACCTGTGAAAGCTGAAATTAAGAAGGACTCAATGCCTAAGTATAATATAAAAAAGGAGGTAAGATAATGGGATCAAGTTTTCACTGACTggaatttcatatttcaaagGGTGATCAAATTATTTATCTTTGTCTTAGAAAGCACTGAACCAAAGGCCTTCTCAAATTTTACTCAGGGAAAATGTAGTTATATTTTTCATGATAGCCCTGTGTTCAATAGTATCATGGAAGAATCTATGGCACTAAATAGATTATGGAGCACAAAATTATGTGTATGTTTTCTTAGACTTGTATATGTATTGATTTGCACTTTCTTGCCCTTTTATGTTCAAAGCAGAAGAGAACAACATGCATTTCTCACCCTGGGTGCAGACGTGAGCTTGATATATgtgaaggggagggaaggagaagtaTATAACTTGGTAGCCACAACCACTTTGACATCATGAGTACTGATGGATGAGAGGGCAAAAAATCTCTTTAGTTTCTCCTCATCTCTGCAGTAGCACTGTATCTTCCCATTGCTAGGTAACACCTTTTGATGCTTATAATTAGCATCACTGAGTGATCTCTTGGAAGTAAaaaatacaaggcaatacaaaAAATTCCAGGTCTGTTCATAATATTAATAACACCTATGTAAAATTTTTGCATCACTGGAGTAGTCAAGTATAAATTTAAGCCATCATCTCAGGAATTGAATCAGAATTTACCGTATCAGTTTTCCCTTATTTGTTAAAAATCATTAGAGTGATCTTACAGATTGATAAAATCTTTCACTTTTACATTGTCATTTCTTGTGTTGTATTACTTCTGCCTTGGTAGTGGTTGGGGACACAAGTAACTATGACTTCTCTTTAGCCTTTTTTTTACTGACTTAAGGAAGTTATTGGTCTTTTATCCCCTTTATCAATTTTCTATTCAAAGTCTCTGGCAGTCAAAAAAGTGACTTGGATCTCTAGAAAATTCTTTGGAATTGGAACCTTGGGTCATCTCTTCCAGAATATTTTATAGATTTTATGTAATTTAagagtggttttattttaatttttattctgatttctGTTACACTTGATGAAGCAATAGCTTTGATGAAAGAATGGTATAGTTGGATGATGAATGCTGCAGTTAAAGGGATTATTTTGTATATGTGATTTACACTTCACAGGTTTTTTACATTTGTATATACAATGGCTTTGAGTTTTAAAACAGtacttaaataattaaaattaagaataaattaaaCTATGTCTTGGTAAACAAATTGATGTACCTCCATACTGTGGACTGCAATTTTGCACTGAGATACCTGAAGTagatttgaaataatttccttcattAGCAACAATAGTCACTGTATATGTGAGCATATTTGACACACAGTCTTGAAGAAGCAGCAGTGTTAAGTTTGATATTTCTTTATGGCCACCTTCTTATCCAAAGAAATCCCAGGACCAAACTAAGCATTGTCTGGCAGGATAAGAGGCAGCAGTTTTGGGTAATAAAGTATGCTAGCTGTATGTACATGATATCCATGCCAGGTAGTTTTTGTATGGCTTTAGAAATAAGGGATTTGGGTGTTACAGGCTGAGAAACAAATGAATGAGTTCTTTCTTCCGTGGCATGCACAGAGAATTTTCTGAACAGCTGACTGTTCTGAAGTGAATTTGTTGTGTGCTACATGcactggggagaaaaacaaGATGTGACATCATTTACTGCAAACGCACAATATATGTGCAGATTCTTTTGACATCTGATACATCAAGATATCtcatttttaatctttaatttttgATCATATAAAGatataacatttttattttgggattACTGTTGATTGATCTGTTCTTTTGCATTAGGCAGTATAATTGGGTTCATCCAATCCTTACAGAACAGCAACTACTTACTCGtaattttctgattattttttccattaaagtTTTTGTTCACTACTTTTAATCATCGTTTTAGTggttaaaattaaataaaaattaatgagaacACAAAATGTATGCTGTGAAATCTTACAGCATATTTTTGACAAAAGGTTACCTGCCTTTTTTGCTTctattaaaattctgctttacaGGACAATTCCCCTGAGAGAGTATCACAGAGAATTTACAAAGGTACTGAAATAAGAATTATTCCAGTTTAAGAAATAATACTCTTTATAAGATTAAAGGTGTTTTTAGACAGCAGGTGTAACTGAATAAATGATAcaaagatactttaaaaaaaattaccacacTAATTAATATGACATATCTCACTAGGCTGCATAATTACTTTCTAGTACgattaaaagattttaaatttatttgataCACTAGTAAACACCAATTGTCTATCTTGTTAATGCCagttaaaatgcttttgaatttttgattagagaaagaaaaaaaggaaaaatttcaattgaaacaaattttgtttttctaattatttcttttcagtgaaaactCAAAAATAGTAATTAGCTCGGTTCTACCTTCCCTGCTACTTCATTCCCCTCCATCTCTCACATATCTGTCATGAACTGATGACTCTGGAGTTTCTGTCAGTAGACCTGTGGTTATGATTGACATGGAAGGACAGTGACCAAGGAAGGCTGATGTTATCACTGCCCTAGAGGACTCCAGAGCAGAATCATAAATGCAGCTGCTTCAAGGAAAGTGCACAATGATGAAGCTCACGTCACCAGTATTTAGTTCACTACTAAGCAGTAGtagtaaataataaatcttGAAAAGCATCAATGGGACAGATTTAAACTCTAACATGAAAAGAAATAGGGTGTTTACCTCATGATGAGCTTTAAGGTATGACCTCTTGCCCTTAATTAATTGTGCAGATTCTTCTCTGAGATAACCTTGCACACAAAAACTGCTTTTTGGGGAAAGTGGAGCTGGCTTTCTAGCTCATATACCTATATTTTCTGGAATTAGAAATTGCAGTGCAATCAGCAAAAATATTCAAGCTCTTAATTGCTGATACCACCTCCTGCACTAGGCTTCCTTCAAAGAGCTTCTCTGCACCCATCTGCTCAGCCATGAAGATTCCTTCTTTTCTGGAGCTAAGGTTGCAGCCTACAAGTGTACCTATCTCTGGCTAGTCAAGAAGGGGGCAGAGAAAACACTTTTATATTTGCATGAAGGCagagaaacagctgaaaaaagaaGGAATCTTTTGAAGAGAGTGTCCAATCTCAACAATAGCTTGGAGTGTTGGTGTTCATCTGTCAGGAGGATTAAGAATGAATATGAGTTTCTCATCAAAATGCTATTCTTGCAGAATTCTGGATGGCTCTGTCATGCATAATTATTATCAGtctttaaaagaacattttattaaaCATAACTCCTTCACAATCTTGAGGAACTGGTTCAAGCTGCTACTATTGGCTACCTAGCtctgttcttgaaaaaaaatcattatttcagttaaaatagctacataaaatattttcaaaaatgtgtGGAGCTAAAAAACCCTTGACAGTACAACTTCTTTACCTCTGACTGCTGTGTTCAGAATTGAAGGTGTGGAGGGATGCTTTACAGGGGAATATattgtgggtttgttttaaaatgcaacagTCTAGTGATTCCATTGTAGAATGATGAAGAGATTGTCCTGCaatttgtaagaaaaaatatgtatgtgGAAGAAGTGTATTaagcttttatgttttttacGGTGGGTACAGTAGGAAGAAAAACTATATGTGAAGGTGTGGCAAGaacagggaagaggaaaagatttATACTAGCTATCATATAAAACTTTCTTATTTaggatgaaaatgttttcttgtaaaGATTAAAGAATGTTATGGCTTATGACACTGAAATACAAGCTGAGTTGGGTGAAATTTCCTACTCTTTCCTAAATTCAGTGGGCTTTATATTTGGGTGAAAAGCTTTGTTTTATCATTATTATACTGTTTGAGTAATTCTGCATGTTGCAGAATAAACCAGATGTTGCATTTTGGGAATCTAAATGGTCCCTGTAAATTTATTAGTTGCTGATAATATTAATACtggggctttgagcatccttttctagtggaaggtgtccttgTCCATGCAAGGGTtcagaactagatgatctttaagggtTCCCCCCAACtcaaatcattccatgattttttGATTCTATGTTAGTAGTAGCAGACAAAATGGGAAGCAATGCCTTAGagatttctgaagaagaaaaccaagaagaTATTCTAGGATTAAACTGGGTGACATTAAAGTCTTTATGTAATTGTGGTTTTGCATAACCAAGGACATACTTGATTTAATGAGTAATCCGATTAATAGGTGAAAACTGCACGTCAAAATcaatataaaatacattctaGCACATGGAACTTATCTGAtatatttctgtgttctttggCTGTGTTATGAGGCTGTTCACCTTTAATCTGTGCCAAATGTTTGTAAATATGATCTCCAGTGTCTACATGGGAATTTGGATTTAGAAATACTGAATTACTGTTATTTAGATAAGAGTCTTACTGTAAGAAACTTAGTCCaaatttacaataaaataattgaaCATCCATCAAGAGATGCATTTCCTTCCTGGAAATACTTCAGTTTCCTAACCTGAGTGCTGGTAACAGAGAATTGGCTATCTGGAAAGTATTTCTAACTATCAGGAGATTTAGAAAGTCAAGTAGTAGTATGGGTAATTTGCACAATAAGGATCAGTTTTAGCAAACCTCAATGCAGTAAAAACTGCATACATGGTATGGTATACTTtcaagaaaagttttttttttttttgtatgcttttgaaagaaagaagctTGTGTTTGCCTTTCATCTACAAGCATATTCTTCTATGTCCCTAAAGAATAGAAAATAAGGATAAACAATTGTGATAAACAATAATACATAAACTTTTCTTCACCTCATCCTAAGCATGCCTCTTACTAACATGAATCCTACCTTTATGCCAACCTAGCCATAAAACCAATGAATGGCAACCTTACTCTAGATTTTGTCTTTGAACTGTGTATTATTTCAACAAAAGCTGATTTAGGAAAGGGAGAGatatgcattttcatttcaagtaAACTATTggtttagaggaaaaaaagttttatattgAAAGGGTGTTGAATAATACCTTTTTTGCTAAAAAAGGTGCCTATTACTAAACGAAAATctcacaagacagaaaatacacTTAATTTAGCTTGGAAAGTGGAATTAAGCTTTCCAATTTcatatttgtgttttattcaCTGCAGCATGGCTGCACATGCTTTTAAGGAGAATGCTGTGCAGggattaaaacttttttttttcctttggaacacatttttatttttaattatttttagtaaGGGATGCTGACCAAATATTTCTAAGAAGGtgtccctttctttcctttccaattTCAGACATGGGACACAGAACTGGAAAGATCTGCAGAGTCATGGGCTGAAACCTGTCTATGGGAGCATGGGCCTGCAAGCCTTCTTCCATCAATTGGGCAGAATTTGGGGGCACACTGGGGAAGGTAGTTTAAGATGCTGTTTTATACAATATATCTTGTTTTATTTAAGTTTAACAATATTTGCTTAAAGATAGAAGGATAGAAGATGCAGCCTTTGAATGACCTAATAGATTACTCCTGTCTTTCACAGGTACAGACCTCCAACATTTCATGTCCAAGCATGGTATGATGAAGTGAGAGATTTCACGTATCCACATCCTCATGAGTGCAACCCATATTGTCCTTACAAATGCTCTGGTCCTGTTTGTACACATTACACACAGGTATGTAGGTGGGTTTGGTGTTTGTCAGCTATGGAAAAGAGCTGCCAAGACCTCCAGTTGTGTTGCTCTAGGACATGTAGAACGTTAATCTTCCAATTTATGCCATAGCAGTGAAGAACAAAAGGGggttgttattatttttctttagttacAAGCATTGGGTGTTGGTGACACACAGTAAGGCTGTCATGCAAATCTTTAGATTTCATCCTCATAAATATCACTTCCTTAACAGAATTAAGGAAAAAGCTCATGTACTCCAGTGACTGAGTGGCACTGCTCAGTGTGTTTGACATAATCTAGCATCTGTGCCAGTACACTCGTAATCCTTTCTGTAATATGCTGAAGGAAcagcatatttaaaaaacagtaaggtttttttgggtgaATTACTCAGATCAGATGAGTTTTTGATATGTTGCTTTAACTTCAGCAAGATTTTCAAATTGCATAAAAGCTAATTTATTTCCTACTCCTTAAATCTGTGTATCTAGCCTGAATTTTTCCAGAGGAACCAGTCCTGTTTTCAGTGACTGGGAAATATGTGATCCTCAGATTTTACTAAAATCTATCTATAATAATCAAtataatattagaaaaaaatcaaaatttggATTCTTAAAATTAGATTCAATTGTAAATTGTTCAACAAACATTTAAGACATAATTATTTACCATTTATGTAAAAATATCTATAGTTACAGATATTTAAAACTTGCAAGATTTACAGTACATATACTTAGTTCTTTGTGGTACTAATTCTTCACAGTACATATTCCTGACAAATCCTAAATCCTTTTGGAACAGCAAACTAATCTTAAATTAATACAAGTTCAGCACCTGTCATATTTGTCTAATTTGAATGCTCCAGCCTTCATTGTTGAAATGAAATTGTTTTAACAGATGCATAAAGGAGAACAACCACCTTAGATGGCAATGACATAAAAGCATatgcatttaaaattcattattagAGTTTCCTGGGTGTATGGGGACTTTTTGTGTATAGTTTTATCATTTATGTTAACTCCTTACACTGCTAACAAAGATCTATTCTCAGTCTAATGAGTCTTAGGGTTAGGCTGAGGGTTAGACAACCTTTTAGTTGCTAGGTTGTGCTGAGAACCACAGGACTCAGGAATCTGACTTCTAACTCACATTTATTAATTGTAATTCTGAGAGTCAATTCCTCTGATTgtgttttgtaaatatttgtaaaaaaaattgtaaaaaaattgtaaatattttgcttcactACATGCTTAGACCATTTGTATAAAATGAGAACCATATCTTTGTATCAAGGTGAAGCTTTTCTTTCCAACAAGGATATAACGAAATGGCCTTTTGACATTTGTAGTTAGGTAACTTCAACCCTTTTATAGCAGAGGGAATTATCAATCATTTCTCTGAGTTGAGTTTTACATGTTGAAGTTTGGAGGcagtttttgttttatgttaACCAGTTTTGATTTTCACatgcatttctctttctttttccataggTTGTTTGGGCTACAAGTAGCAGAATTGGTTGTGCGATTAATTTGTGTCATAACATGAACATCTGGGGACAGATTTGGCCAAAAGCAGTCTATCTTGTATGCAATTACTCTCCTAAGTAAGTAGGCTGACACCAAATAATATCTTAAGTGGGCAAGATACTTTATAATAATCCAGGAAGTAATCTGAAAGGAAATCAGTCtggattttctattttttgtgcTATTACAAACAGAGTAAAGCATTGTTCCCAAGGCAGCTTTTTACTGCACAAATACTCCTGTGATTTTCTGGAGTTTCAGTTTTCTGCCCTGTGTTTTTAACATACAACATCAGAGATCTTTGTTATCCTGTGAtatttgtctgaaaaataaatgtaactcCCCTTTGTGACTTTCAGGAATGTGTAACATGAAGCCCATGGTTAAAATCAAATTCTATATAATATTGCAGCTATGAGAATGGAGTGTGTTCTCAAAAGATTTTACAGATGCTTATATCAGTACTTcagttttttctgtgtgaaattttcagttatttcaatTACTTTGGTATATCAAATAAATGTTATGGTCTAAGTGTtagatgtttttcttcacaTATTTTCTCACATATTGAATGCTCTCTAATGTTAAAACCTAACTTAgctgatttaatttattttttttttaccagggGTAACTGGTGGGGTCATGCTCCTTATAAACCTGGCCGCCCTTGTTCTGCATGTCCCCCTAGTtttggaggaggctgcagagaaaatctTTGTTACAGAGGTAGGTACTATTTCAACAGTACACCTGTAAATGGGCAGAGAAATGTAACctttctattgtttttttttttcctcattaagcTTTAACAAAGGTGAATAGAATATATTATGCTGGCAGGGGCCTTCTTTATTGTGATGAATGAGATCGTGTAATTACAGTATGTGAGGCCGAGCATCACCAGAGGGAATGATGTAGCAAACTCCTGCTGGTTTAAGTGCTGATTGAGGGGTTTTAGTAAACAATGTGTAGACCACCTCTGCGTGCTATTTATATgcctttctgtgattttagtGGAAGTCTATGCAGTGATTTGTTTATAGGGAAATATGTTTTCTCAGCCACAACAGCCATGTGCATTACTATCAGAAAAACCAAGACTAGATGACACTAGTCATTAAACAGTGTCAGCTATGATGATTATTTACACTTTACAGTTTTCATAATACTATTCTCATTTTATAGCATTGAAACACAGCATGTTATGAAGCTGCTATACCTCTTTGTTTTACTCTGTGTACAAGTTTTagcattatttattaaaaactttTGAAAATTCATATGGGCACTAAGTGCTGCATGAGTGCCCAACATACTGTCTTTATGGTTCTTGCTTAAGTAAGAAATGTAGATTCAGTTATGAgtatttccaaattattttcattatgcaTGAATAGGAGGGATCTCATTTTCAGGTGTAAGTTTTTATGAAAAAGTCATCTACTATGAACATGGTAAAACTCTTTCAATGTATAATAGAAATATCACCTTTGTTGTACTGGTTTTCTTATGGCATAAAGAAGATAAGGAAACAATAGCATTAAGAGCATTTTCATACCTCAGCTGTGCTTCCTGtgctagaaaaataaagaaatctaCATTTTGTCTGGTGTATTGCTAAGCTTAAGGTGTATTGCTAAGCCTGATGTCTGCATCTTATGAATCAGtggagttttcttttcttccttgtattCATTCACCATTTTACGAGAACAAAGCCATCTTACCGAAGTATGCTGAGGGATTTACATTCCACAAACACcggtttttcttttttttttcttttcttttttttttttttgactgagagtttatattttttccttttctgaaacaGAGGATTCAGAAAGGCCTTACTCTCCCCATGAGCCAGAAGAGGAAACCAATGAGATTGAACGGCAGCGATCCAAAGCCCAGGATGCAATGTCACAAAGCCGACCAAGGACTCATTCACCTTCAGGCTCCACAGGCACTGATGACAGTGAGAAAAATGAAGTAATAAGCACCCAGCAAATGTGTAAGGAATTTACCTGATTTTGAAGTGGTCAacaaattttaattacattatcAAATAGTATCAAATTCATTGCAGTGAAAttgctttttgcttgttttagcTCAGATTGTTTCATGTGAAGTAAGGCTAAGAGATCAGTGCAAAGGGACAACTTGCAATAGGTatgcaaaattttaaacttcattCTGGGACTATTCTAAAACACTATACTTGTATGTGACCTGGAATATTTTCCCTTATTGTAATCCCAGGGTTTAAGACAaggatgtattttattttcttaggtATGAATGTCCTGCTGGATGCTTGGATAGCAAAGCCAAAGTTATTGGGAGTGTACATTATGAAATGgtaaatgcttttaaattatgtttttaacaAGTAGAATGTTTATTGTAATGTCTTTTCTGTTGGAATACTAGTTAAAATCATAtgaaaaatggattttgaaGAACTCAATATTCAGCGAAAATAAAAGCCTGTACTAAAAGTTTAAGATAGTATCAAAAAGTCTAACTTTGCATCTGCTATTCTGCATGTACTGTCTAAATGCACTTCACACTTTTTATACATGCACGGGAGCAGACTTATTTTGTCCACAGAtttgaatataaataaatatgttaagGTGTGACTTAAGGAGAAATACAGTAATCTGTGGGTACACACATATAAACTGTTTCAGTCAACCAGGCCTACTTGTTTGAGTATGGAACTAGatgaaaatgtattatttaCTCTGTGGAACTGAAAACTAGTATAGAAAATAACAGCTACTTTGAGCaagtatattttaaatgagTTTGATTTTTTCTGAGAAAGGCAAAGTcatgttttcttcatttgaaaaaaaacctacataGACTACATCAACCTTAATAGACTATCTACTAAGTTTTTATTTGCACATAGTAattaaaacctgattttttaataaaaaatacaatgtaAAGTTGTGGCTTTGTCTGACAcagaactgctttttcttctcttttttttcagcaatccAGTATTTGTAAAGCTGCCATACACTATGGCATCCTGGATAATGAAGGTGGTTGGGTTGATGTCACcaggcaaggaaggaaaaattactttatcaAGTCTTATAGAAATGGCATTCAATCAATTGGGTAAGTTTTTGTAAAACTAAAATGTATTGAAagtttttcatgaaaaatatattgcagtAATAACATTTGTTCATACTTTTTATCataaagaagatgaaaatgcTATAAAAAGGCATGTGGATATACAAGCACTGTATCCATTCTGAAAATTTAGACAGTGTTTAATGGTGGATAGAAAAGTGATGCAATGATGTTAGAAAAGCAGGTTAGTGATTTACTAAATCTCTTGGGCTGTAAATAAGTGTTTGCAGTTAAATACTCTCAGTAGTTGGAGCATTCAGTTAATTCATGTGTAAGTGTATACATCTATTGTGGAAAACTAGTATAGACTAGCACTGAAGTAGATTGTTAAGTATCTTTTGGACAAAGCTGGTAATATTTCCTGGGTTGGTCCATGGACATGGTGATCTGGGCAATAATCTTACAAATTTGTGTTTGGAACTGACTCTCTTGCACTGTGCATATAGAAAATATGAGACAAGTAGCAAATGCAcctttttctgtatgtttgaTTGTTTCATTACAATACCACAACTTACATATGTTATTTTGTGCCAGTGCATTGCACAATTTCTCTATTGGTCTGAGATGGAATAATAAATACTGCATACTGTGGAAGCATGATTTGGAGGTGTACTACCCTGTTCAGGTGCTTGCCCTAAGACTGGTATGTGAAAACAGGTCCACATGATTGTTGACTAACTAGACAAAAAATGGTGCATAAAAAGTGGAGAATGCCTGGTTGTTTCTGTATGTTAATTGTCCAAGGATAGGATAACATCTGTATTAGTATTTGTGAATCTAGTATATTATTTGTATCTGCAAATTACACTTCGCTATATCTTAATTTATTCGTAATATACATTGTGGCCCTTATTTCTGTCCCTAGTGAGCATATGTGTATGTGGGTATGTTATGTGGGTAAC
Coding sequences within:
- the CRISPLD1 gene encoding cysteine-rich secretory protein LCCL domain-containing 1 isoform X1 encodes the protein MKYVVQEWLRVTTLLCIAQAVSAMVLPNATLLEELLEKYMDEDGEWWIAKQRGKRAITDSDMQSILDLHNKLRGQVYPPASNMEYMTWDTELERSAESWAETCLWEHGPASLLPSIGQNLGAHWGRYRPPTFHVQAWYDEVRDFTYPHPHECNPYCPYKCSGPVCTHYTQVVWATSSRIGCAINLCHNMNIWGQIWPKAVYLVCNYSPKGNWWGHAPYKPGRPCSACPPSFGGGCRENLCYREDSERPYSPHEPEEETNEIERQRSKAQDAMSQSRPRTHSPSGSTGTDDSEKNEVISTQQMSQIVSCEVRLRDQCKGTTCNRYECPAGCLDSKAKVIGSVHYEMQSSICKAAIHYGILDNEGGWVDVTRQGRKNYFIKSYRNGIQSIGKYQSANSFTVSKVTVQAITCETTVEQLCPFQKPASHCPRVYCPHNCMQANPHYARVIGTRIYSDVSSICRAAVHAGVVRNQGGYVDVMPVDKRKVYVASFQNGIYSESLQNPPGSKAFRVFAVV
- the CRISPLD1 gene encoding cysteine-rich secretory protein LCCL domain-containing 1 isoform X2, which gives rise to MKMTWDTELERSAESWAETCLWEHGPASLLPSIGQNLGAHWGRYRPPTFHVQAWYDEVRDFTYPHPHECNPYCPYKCSGPVCTHYTQVVWATSSRIGCAINLCHNMNIWGQIWPKAVYLVCNYSPKGNWWGHAPYKPGRPCSACPPSFGGGCRENLCYREDSERPYSPHEPEEETNEIERQRSKAQDAMSQSRPRTHSPSGSTGTDDSEKNEVISTQQMSQIVSCEVRLRDQCKGTTCNRYECPAGCLDSKAKVIGSVHYEMQSSICKAAIHYGILDNEGGWVDVTRQGRKNYFIKSYRNGIQSIGKYQSANSFTVSKVTVQAITCETTVEQLCPFQKPASHCPRVYCPHNCMQANPHYARVIGTRIYSDVSSICRAAVHAGVVRNQGGYVDVMPVDKRKVYVASFQNGIYSESLQNPPGSKAFRVFAVV